CGCGGCCGTTGGGCGACCAGCTGGGGCCCTCGTCCTGCCAGTCGTCGGTCAGCAGCTTCTCGCCGCCGCCGCTCGGGCTCATGATGCCGATGCGGAACCCGCCACCGAGCTTGGTGAACGCGATCAGGTCGCCGCGCGGGCTCCAGACCGGGGTCGCATAGCGGCCTCCGCCGAAGCTGATGCGCTGCTGGTTCGAGCCGTCGGCGTTCATCACATAGATCTGCTGGCCGCCCGAACGGTCGCTCTCGAACACGATGCGGCTGCCGTCGGGCGAATAGCTGCCGCCGGTGTCGATGCCGGGCGAGTTGGTCAGGCGTTGTGGGGCTCCGCCCTGCGACGACACGCGGTAGATGTCGGTGTTGCCCGCCTGCGCCATCGAGAACAGGATCGAGCGGCCATCGGGCGAGAAGCGTGGCGCGAAGGTCAGGCTGGCATTCGCGACGACCAGGCGCTGCTTGCCCGAGCCGATGTCGTAGACATAGATCGCCGGGCGGTTGTTGACGTAGCTCATGTACACGATCGACTGCTGGTTCGGCGCGAAGCGCGGCGTCAGCACGATCGACTGGCCGTTGGTCAGGAAGCGGTGGTTGGCACCGTCCTGGTCCATGATCGCGAGCCGCTTGATGCGTTTGCCCTTGGGGCCCGTCTCGGACACGTAGATGACACGGCTGTCGAAATACGCGCCTTCGCCGGTCAGCCGCGTATAGACCATGTCGGCGCATTTGTGGCCCGCGCGGCGCCAGTCCGACGGCGGCACGACGAAGCCCTGCCGGGTCAGCTCGACCTTCGAGAAGACGTCGTAGAGATAGCAGCCGACGGTGAGGTTGCCGTCGCCGTTCGCGCGGACGAAGCCCTGGACGAGCGCCTGCGCTCCGGTGCCGCCCCAGTACTCGAACCCCGGCGCGGTGACTTCAGGGAAGGCGATCGGGCGGAGCTGGCCGGGGCTGAGCGGCGTGAACAGCCCGGAGTTGCGCAGGTCGTTGGTGACGATTTCCGAAAGCTGGCGCCCGAGCACGTCGGTCGACCCCGCCGCGGTCGAGGCGACCGCCGCGGTCGGCATCGCGGGGATCGCGATCGGCATCGGCGCGGAGATACCGCCGGTGACCGACACTTCGAGCGGTGCCGAGCCCTGCAGTGCGGCGGAATCCCCGGGTGCCGCGGGTGCTGCCGCCTGCGGGTCGAGCGGCGGCGGGGCGGCGTCCTGCGCGAAGGCGGGCGCGGTGAGGGCCAGCCCCGACAGGGCGGCGATCAGACTGAAATGATTCATACGCATCCCTTTATCACGCTTCGTCCCCTTCCCGTCATGCCGGACTTGGTCCGGCATCCACGGTGACGCATAACCGAGAAGGGTTGGTTTGCGGCACCGTGGACCCCGGACCAAGTCCGGGGTGACGAAGGGTGCGATGCCCTCACCGCAACTGCCAGCTATAGTTGATGTTGTTCCACCCACCGTTGGGCGTCGAGTAGAACTCGGCAGGCAGCTTCAGCGGCGAACAGCCCTTGAATGCCGCGATACCGAGATCGGCGACGCGCTGTGCGTAGCGGCGATTCTCGTCGTCGACGCCGGTCTGGCCGACCTGGCGCGGAGTCGCGGCGAGCGTGCCGTCCTCGTTCAGGCGCAGGTTGAGCTTGGTCACGATCTGGTTCGCGCCCGGGCCCGGGTTGACCTGGCGATCCGCGCAGGGCTGGATCTGCCGCGCGATCGCCTGGACGATCGAGGCCATCGCGCGCGCGTCGATCTTGGCCGCGCGCGGCGCCTCCGACTTGCTGGGCGAGGGCTGGTCGGACAGGCCCTTCAGGAAATTGTCGCCGAGCCGCGACCCGCGCGGCCGCGCATTGGTCGCGCTCGCGGTCGATCCGGTACCCTTGGCGGCCGCAGGCTTGGCCTTCGCGCTGGACGCAGCCGCGCGCGACGGCGATTGCGATGCCGAGGCGGACGTCGAGGGTTTCGCCGCGGATTTCGAGGACGCCGCCTTGGCGGGCGTGGCGGCCTTGGTCGGCGCCGGCTTGGCGGGGGTCGGCTTGGTCGGTGCGGGCTTCGCCGGCGTCGGCTTTGGTACCGGCTTCGGCCTGGGCGCGGGGGTCGGCTTGGCGACCGGCTTCGGCTCGGGCTTGGGCTCGGGCTTCGTCGGTACGGGCTTGGCCGGGACCGGCTTCGGCTCGGGCTTCGGCGCGGGTTTCGGCTGGGGCGCGGGCGGGGGCGGCGCGGGAGTCGGTGCAGGCTCGGCCTCTTCCGGCGGCGGCGGCGCGGCATCCTCGGGTGCACCGACGTCGGGCGCGATCGATTCGGCGGGCGGCGTCACGCTCTGCGGTGCGGTCGCCTCGAGCGCGACGTCGGGCACCAGGCTGATCTCGATCGGCTGCTCCTGCAGCTTGGCCGGATTGGGGGTCGCGAGGAAGCCGACCGACAACAGCCCGAACAGGACCGCGTGGCCGACGATCGCGACGCCAAGGCCGATCTTCTCGGTGCGGTCCATCAGCGCGTCGCCATTACTGCGCGGCGTCCCCGCCGCCTTCGACAGTGACCAGCGCGACGCGGTTGAGCCCGGCGCGGTTGAGCTCGCCCATCACGCGCATGACGCGCCCGTAATCGAGTTTCCGATCGGCGCGCAGGAAGATCTGCGGGCCCTGCCCGACCGCGCGGCTGGCGGCGATCGCGGCGAGGCGGACGGGAAGCGCATCCTCGCCGATCTCGTCCTTGTCGATGAAGATCCGCCCGGTCTCGTCGAGCGAGACTTCCACCGGCTTCTGCTCCTGGTCGAGCGCTTTTGCGCGCGCGTCGGGCAGGTTCACGGGGACGCCCGCGGTGAGCAGCGGCGCGGTCACCATGAAGATGATCAGCAGCACCAGCATCACGTCGACCAGCGGCGTGACGTTGATGTCCGCCATCGGCGCGCGGCGGCCGCGGCCCCGCGAGGAGGGCAGGTTCATCGCCACGCTAGCGCGACCCGTCCAGCTGGCGCGAGAGCGTGGTGTGGAAACCGTCGGCGAAGCGGTTGAGCGCGGCTTCGATGCGGTTGATGCCGTGGCTGAAGCGGTTGTACGCGATCACCGCTGGGATCGCGGCGAACAGCCCGATCGCGGTTGCGAACAGCGCCTCGGCGATGCCCGGCGCGACCACCGCCAGCGACGAATTCTGTGCAGAGGCAATGCTGGTGAAGCTGCGCATGATGCCCCAGACGGTGCCGAACAGCCCGACGAACGGCGCGACCGAGCCGACCGTGGCGAGGATGTTCAGGCGGTCCGACAATTTGTCGATCTCGCCCGCGGTCGCCGCCCCCATCGAGGTCGCGAGCCGCTCGCGCGTGCCGTTCTTGTCGATCGTGCCGCCGGCGGTCGAGCGGCGCCATTCGGTCACCCCGGCGGCGAACACGCGCGCCGACGGCAGGTCGTTCTCGCCCTCCGCCTTGTAGAAGACGTCGATGTCCTCAGCCTTCCAGAAGTCGCGTTCGAACCGCGCCATCGCCTTGCGCGTGCGGCCGATCCGCCGCCAGAACGCGATGATCAGTGCCCAGGTCCAGATGCTGGCGAGCAGCAGCCCGGCCATCACGAACTTGACCACCCAGTCGGCCTGGAGGAACAGCGCGACCGGCGACAACGTCGCCCCGTCCATGTTGAAAACCGGATTCATGAGTCCCCCTGCCAAACGAGGCGTTCGTAGATGTCGGTCCAGGCGCGCGGTTGCCGCTTCGGACGGCCGCCGGCCGCGACCATCGCCGCGACGACGTCCGCCTCGGCGAGAACAACCCCGTCGCGCATGACTCGTTGATGAATGGAGACGCTCGCCGCGCGCACCTGCTTGAGGCGCGAGACGATGAGCAGCGCATCGTCGAGCCGCGCGGGCGCGGCATAGCGGATGTTCAGGCTGGCGACCGCATAGGCGCCCTCGCCGGCTTCGTGGGTCGCCCGCTGGTCGATGCCCGCGACGCGCAGCATGTCGGAACGCGCGCGCTCCATGTAGCGCAGATAGTTGGCGTGATAGACCACGCCCGACAGGTCGGTATCCTCGAAATAGACGCGCACCGGAAACCGGTGTTCGCGCCCGTCGAAGCGTCCCGCTGTCGGCAAGTCCTGTCCCATTGCCGACCCGTTAACCGAAGCGGGCGTGGGATTAAAGGGTTAGGGTGGCTTCGGTGCTCCTGCGGAAGCAGGAGCCCAGGGTTTCACGCGCTGCGGCCCGTGACCCTGGATTCCTGCGTTCGCAGGAACACCGGGGGGGTTACTGGACGACGCGGGTTTACTGGAAGACGCTGGGGTCGAGTTCGAGCCGCGGGCGCGAGGCCACCGGGACGCTCGGCTGCGACACCGGCTGCAGGCGCGCCTGGGTGATCGTCATAACGGGCGTGTTCGCGGCATATTGGCGGCTCGCGAACAGCGGCGTCGGCTTGGGCGCCGGCGTCGCACGGCCGCGCCAGGCGTCATAGGCGCGGTAGAAATCGGTGAACGGGCGCTCGAGCGCGGGCAGCCGCTCGGCGGCGAACGCGGGCATGCGCTCCGCCGAGACGATCGCGCCGTCGGACAGGATCGTGCTCGCCGTCGCGCAGAACGCATCGCGCGCGGGGCTCTGCGAGAAGAAATTGTAGAGCCGCGTCATCGAATCGTCGTAGCGGTCCTGCCAGTCGCCGCCGCCAGCCTTGTATTCCTTGGCATAGGTCGCCTCGGCCTTGGTCAGCACCGGCTTCTGCGCGGCGAGCATGGCGTTGTAGCCGGCGACGATCGTCGCTTCCTGCGGGCCGCGGCAGGCCAGCGCGGCGACGTTGAGTGCGGCGCGCAGGTGCCAGATCGTCGCGGCGGGCGTCAGGTTGCGGTTGGGCGTCGGATAGGAGCCGTCGGGCAGCGCGACCGGGATCACCATCCCGGGGAAGGCGCCCTTGGGCATCGGCGGCGCGACGACCGGCACCATGACCTTGGGCGGCGTGACCGTTGCGATCTCCTGGCGCGATGCGCACCCCGCCAGCAAGGCGGCGACGGAAACGGACACTAGTACACGATTCATCGACATCACCTCGCTGGCCCCCCGGCGTCCCGATTAGTGGCACGCCAAGGTTAACAGCGGGTAAGTGGGCGCAGGTTTTGCGGTGGCGTGCCCCCGCCCCGCGCCCGAATCAGACCGCGCCCGGATCAGGCCGCGCGGGCCTCCAGCGCGCTGGCGGCTTCGGCCATCAGCGACGCGATGATGTCCGCGACGGGCTCTTCCTTCTTGACCATGCCGACCGACTGTCCGGCCATCACCGAGCCATGCTCGATATCGCCGTCGATCACCGCGCGGCGAAGGGCCCCCGCCCAGTAATGCTCGATCTGCAGCTGCGCCTCCATCATCTCGACGCGGCCGGCGTCGAGATGGCCGGCGACCTCGCGCTGCTTGGCGGTGAAGAGCTCGCCCGCGGCATTCTTGAGCGCGCGGACCGGGATGACGGGCAGGCGCGAGTCGAGCTGGACGCTCGCCACCGCGTCGCGCGCGGACGCGCGGATGAACGCCTTCTTGAAATTGGGGTGCGCGATCGATTCGGTGCCGCAGACGAAACGCGTACCGAGCTGCACGCCCGCCGCGCCCTGGTCGAGATACCCTGCGATCGCCTCGCCGCGGCCGATGCCGCCGGCGACGAAGACGGGGATCTGGTCGGCGATCTCGGGCAGCATCTCCTGTGCGAGCACGCTGGTCGAGACCGGGCCGATATGGCCGCCAGCCTCCATCCCCTCGATCACCAGCGCATCGACGCCGCTGCGGATCAGCTTCTTGGCCAGCGACAGCGCGGGGGCGAAGGCGATGAGCTTGGCGCCGCCCCCGTCTTCTCTTGGCGCCTTGATCGCCTCGATGCTGCCCTTGGGCGGCAGCCCGCCGGCGAGGACGATGTGCGTGACCTTGTGGCTAGCGCAGACCTCGATCAGCGCGAACAGGTCGGGGTGCATGGTGATCAGGTTCACGCCGAACGGCTTGTCCGTCAGCGCCTTGGTCGCGGCGATCTCCGCGTCGAGCAGCGCGGTCGTCATCGCACCGCAGGCGATCACGCCGAATCCGCCGGCGTTCGAGATCGCGGAGACGAGGTTGCGCTCGCTGACCCACGACATCGCGCCGCCGAGGATCGCGACCTCGGACCCGAGAAACGCTGCGCCGCGCGCCATGCGGCGGGCGAGTCTCTCCTCCCCTATCGTGGTGGCGGCAGGAGCGGAGGACGTATCGGTGGGGGCGAGCGTATCGGTCATCGGGGCCTCATGCCCTCCCGTCGCGCAATCCGCAATTCGACTTCGCAAATCCTCCCCCGCCAGGGGGAGGTGGCGCCGAAGGCGTCGGAGGGGGAGGACACCGAGCGGGCGTTTCGCTTTCCGCCCCCTCCGTCACGCTGCGCGCGCCACCTCCCCCTGGCGGGGGAGGATCTTAGGCCGCGTCCTCGGCGTCGAGGCCGTAGGCGGTGTGCAGTACGCGGACCGCGAGTTCGGTATAGTCCTCTTCGATCAGCACGCTGACCTTGATCTCGGACGTCGCGATCGCCTGGATGTTGATGCCGCGCTCGCCGAGCGTGGTGAACATCGTCGCGGCGACGCCGGCGTGGCTGCGCATGCCGACGCCGACCACCGACACCTTGGCGACGCGGGTGTCGTGGACGACGGTGGCATAGCCGATCGCGTCCTTCGCCTTGTCGAGCACGTCGAGCGAGCGCGCGAGGTCGGCGGCGGGGACGGTGAAGGTGACGTCGGTCGACTTCGTCCCGCCGTTCGCGTGCGCGACGTTCTGCACGATCATGTCGACGTTGATCCCGGCGTCGGCGAGCGGCGCGAAGATCGCGGCGACCGAGCCCGGCCGGTCGCTGACCTGCGTCAGCGTGATCTTCGCCTCGTTCTTGTCGTGCGCGATGCCGGTGATGAGCTGGCGTTCCATGTCGTCGATTTCCTCTTCGCCCACGATCAAAGTACCGCGATGGCCGTCATTGGTGTCGCCATCCTCGAACGAGGACAGCACGCGCACGCGCACGTTTTCCTTCATCGCCAGGCCGACCGAGCGGGTCTGCAGCACCTTGGCGCCGACGCTGGCGAGTTCCAGCATCTCTTCGTACGTCACCTTCGACAGCTTGCGCGCGCGCGGCACGATGCGCGGGTCGGTGGTATAGACGCCGTCGACGTCGGTGTAGATGTCGCAGCGATCGGCCTTCATCGCCGCCGCCATCGCCACCGCAGACGTGTCCGAGCCGCCGCGGCCGAGCGTCGAGACGCGCTGCCCGTCGGCGACGCCCTGGAAGCCCGGGATCACCGCGACCACGCCGGCGGCGAGGCTGGCGTCGAGCTCGGCGGTATCGATCTCGCCGATGCGGGCAGAGGCGTGCGCGTCCGACGTGTTGATCGGGAGCTGCCAGCCGAGCCAGCTGCGCGCCGGCACGCCCGCCGCCTGGAGCGCGATCGCGAGCAGGCCGCTCGTGATCTGTTCGCCGGCCGAGACGACGACGTCATATTCCTTCGCGTCGTAGAGCGACGAGGCCTCGCGGCAGAAATTGACGAGGCGATCGGTCTCGCCCGCCATCGCCGAGACGACGACCGCGACCTGGTTGCCGGCATTGACCTCGCGCTTCACGCGCTGCGCGACGTTTCGGATCCGCTCGATCCCGGCCATCGACGTGCCGCCGAACTTCATCACGATACGGGCCAAGTGCGCAAATCCCTTTGGGTCGAAGCGGCGGCCCTGATAGGTAGCGCGCATGATACTGGCAAGCGACACCCGCACGAACGCAACAATCGATCCGAAGGAAGCCGCGCATTTCGGCGCGATGGCGGCGGAATGGTGGGATCCGAAGGGCTCGTCGGCGATGCTGCACAAGCTCAACCCGGCGCGGCTGCGCTATATCCGCGAACAGGTCGACGCGCATTGGGGTGGTGACACGACGCGGTTCACCCCGCTCGAGGGGCGTACCGCACTCGACGTCGGGTGTGGCGCGGGACTGTTGTGCGAGCCGCTCGCGCGGCTGGGTGCCGCGGTGACGGGGATCGATGCCGCGCCCGAGAATATCACGGTCGCCGAGGCACACGCCGCGCAGGGCGGGCTCGCGATCGACTATCGCGCCTGCGGTGTCGAGACGATGACCGGCCAGTTCGACCTGGTGACCAGCCTGGAGGTGATCGAGCATGTCACCGATCCGGCGGGGTTCGTGCGCGGGCTGGCGGGCGCGGTCGCGGACGGCGGGCTGCTGATCCTGTCGACGCCGAACCGGACGCCGCTGTCGAAGCTCGCGCTGATCGCGGTGGCGGAGGGGACCGGCCGGATCCCACGCG
This sequence is a window from Sphingomonas ginsenosidivorax. Protein-coding genes within it:
- the tolB gene encoding Tol-Pal system beta propeller repeat protein TolB; the protein is MNHFSLIAALSGLALTAPAFAQDAAPPPLDPQAAAPAAPGDSAALQGSAPLEVSVTGGISAPMPIAIPAMPTAAVASTAAGSTDVLGRQLSEIVTNDLRNSGLFTPLSPGQLRPIAFPEVTAPGFEYWGGTGAQALVQGFVRANGDGNLTVGCYLYDVFSKVELTRQGFVVPPSDWRRAGHKCADMVYTRLTGEGAYFDSRVIYVSETGPKGKRIKRLAIMDQDGANHRFLTNGQSIVLTPRFAPNQQSIVYMSYVNNRPAIYVYDIGSGKQRLVVANASLTFAPRFSPDGRSILFSMAQAGNTDIYRVSSQGGAPQRLTNSPGIDTGGSYSPDGSRIVFESDRSGGQQIYVMNADGSNQQRISFGGGRYATPVWSPRGDLIAFTKLGGGFRIGIMSPSGGGEKLLTDDWQDEGPSWSPNGRVINFYRSGRGSSGKADLWSVDLTGVNERKIPTPLDGSDPAWGPLRP
- a CDS encoding cell envelope biogenesis protein TolA gives rise to the protein MDRTEKIGLGVAIVGHAVLFGLLSVGFLATPNPAKLQEQPIEISLVPDVALEATAPQSVTPPAESIAPDVGAPEDAAPPPPEEAEPAPTPAPPPPAPQPKPAPKPEPKPVPAKPVPTKPEPKPEPKPVAKPTPAPRPKPVPKPTPAKPAPTKPTPAKPAPTKAATPAKAASSKSAAKPSTSASASQSPSRAAASSAKAKPAAAKGTGSTASATNARPRGSRLGDNFLKGLSDQPSPSKSEAPRAAKIDARAMASIVQAIARQIQPCADRQVNPGPGANQIVTKLNLRLNEDGTLAATPRQVGQTGVDDENRRYAQRVADLGIAAFKGCSPLKLPAEFYSTPNGGWNNINYSWQLR
- the tolR gene encoding protein TolR, encoding MAMNLPSSRGRGRRAPMADINVTPLVDVMLVLLIIFMVTAPLLTAGVPVNLPDARAKALDQEQKPVEVSLDETGRIFIDKDEIGEDALPVRLAAIAASRAVGQGPQIFLRADRKLDYGRVMRVMGELNRAGLNRVALVTVEGGGDAAQ
- the tolQ gene encoding protein TolQ, producing the protein MNPVFNMDGATLSPVALFLQADWVVKFVMAGLLLASIWTWALIIAFWRRIGRTRKAMARFERDFWKAEDIDVFYKAEGENDLPSARVFAAGVTEWRRSTAGGTIDKNGTRERLATSMGAATAGEIDKLSDRLNILATVGSVAPFVGLFGTVWGIMRSFTSIASAQNSSLAVVAPGIAEALFATAIGLFAAIPAVIAYNRFSHGINRIEAALNRFADGFHTTLSRQLDGSR
- the ybgC gene encoding tol-pal system-associated acyl-CoA thioesterase — protein: MGQDLPTAGRFDGREHRFPVRVYFEDTDLSGVVYHANYLRYMERARSDMLRVAGIDQRATHEAGEGAYAVASLNIRYAAPARLDDALLIVSRLKQVRAASVSIHQRVMRDGVVLAEADVVAAMVAAGGRPKRQPRAWTDIYERLVWQGDS
- a CDS encoding NAD(P)H-dependent flavin oxidoreductase, producing MARGAAFLGSEVAILGGAMSWVSERNLVSAISNAGGFGVIACGAMTTALLDAEIAATKALTDKPFGVNLITMHPDLFALIEVCASHKVTHIVLAGGLPPKGSIEAIKAPREDGGGAKLIAFAPALSLAKKLIRSGVDALVIEGMEAGGHIGPVSTSVLAQEMLPEIADQIPVFVAGGIGRGEAIAGYLDQGAAGVQLGTRFVCGTESIAHPNFKKAFIRASARDAVASVQLDSRLPVIPVRALKNAAGELFTAKQREVAGHLDAGRVEMMEAQLQIEHYWAGALRRAVIDGDIEHGSVMAGQSVGMVKKEEPVADIIASLMAEAASALEARAA
- a CDS encoding aspartate kinase, with product MARIVMKFGGTSMAGIERIRNVAQRVKREVNAGNQVAVVVSAMAGETDRLVNFCREASSLYDAKEYDVVVSAGEQITSGLLAIALQAAGVPARSWLGWQLPINTSDAHASARIGEIDTAELDASLAAGVVAVIPGFQGVADGQRVSTLGRGGSDTSAVAMAAAMKADRCDIYTDVDGVYTTDPRIVPRARKLSKVTYEEMLELASVGAKVLQTRSVGLAMKENVRVRVLSSFEDGDTNDGHRGTLIVGEEEIDDMERQLITGIAHDKNEAKITLTQVSDRPGSVAAIFAPLADAGINVDMIVQNVAHANGGTKSTDVTFTVPAADLARSLDVLDKAKDAIGYATVVHDTRVAKVSVVGVGMRSHAGVAATMFTTLGERGINIQAIATSEIKVSVLIEEDYTELAVRVLHTAYGLDAEDAA
- the ubiG gene encoding bifunctional 2-polyprenyl-6-hydroxyphenol methylase/3-demethylubiquinol 3-O-methyltransferase UbiG, giving the protein MILASDTRTNATIDPKEAAHFGAMAAEWWDPKGSSAMLHKLNPARLRYIREQVDAHWGGDTTRFTPLEGRTALDVGCGAGLLCEPLARLGAAVTGIDAAPENITVAEAHAAQGGLAIDYRACGVETMTGQFDLVTSLEVIEHVTDPAGFVRGLAGAVADGGLLILSTPNRTPLSKLALIAVAEGTGRIPRGTHDWDRFLTPEELTALLVAAGLRVVDTRGLVFSPATGFALGDSVALDYFLTAVKD